In Plasmodium reichenowi strain SY57 chromosome 5, whole genome shotgun sequence, the following proteins share a genomic window:
- a CDS encoding hypothetical protein (conserved Plasmodium protein, unknown function), whose translation MKVKNTSCIRINKNNVDEKKSDNKGKDIIEKDEKLKEKMSKLDYTKEDIYTNEEREDEKEKNNKINDKTKKKDTNLIKINKKDYDYNKDDNKNTDVPSVESKNDQDINKDHTLNGGNINTLNVPHIDNKTIESNIKKIESSVNKLNEIEENIMKDIKECDTFIEFYDKSKTLLDSKDFNSDVGREEEIDQIRKILMRCSNKLQGEGIFLTGPSGQGKTYSIFYIINEIAIEKENKKTKKQNKNNYNNNNKKNDINKNIKNNNKRNNNINNKNEIQTVKVADTLYEHIDSSYFYVSCSNCERPYDIFVDILQQIMKKDKKDILSNIKEKYHLNGLEEVKKSFINYTSKLNNLKIIIVDELDFIATRNVRLELKTKTQNRNQNEDVVKALFECVQHSKSKIILIGIANSLDLIKDYNHMKINRIIYKPYNEKQFMNIIKNKLDTLEEELVNKLFKGVSLNVHVRQISNRNGDIRSCFDAILRVFSEKIIDLEERKKNLIKLKEEIMMNQIFNKQEKRNLYLLLNHDNIVKDINRRKNPSSNEQANKNNDFETCRKKRGANYLDEDLPYNEKENEKNIIDHKYHNNYNTSPSNTRKKNKITKQIKIDDSSNILLDHNYLKNDTSIDNFFIEENITPLPNLKDYTNDHGFYNKAKYLKFTDLKNESSFGYETLRKEVIKIQNNNETLSEILIRKHFHRNDNNNNNNNECNSDDNRSFCTFGEYTPKQYYESPFKVLYKNDIQNEMHYFEDKEDVLNNIDIEKLLTFDLIINNQIQNIQQKYNTYSSLNNNNNNAVMITDIKKITDKIPLEEHKDILLKIKSLPLIQKLCLYASCNVVNDTHLNDYQDEEQGDLIKNKIHNIEITYNDIQKGFRNLCSNLSETNYIKDILEGNTMDQSIEHFEELGILINSKKNQKIKEKKNIKVPKGLTPRFANLKNNKHFSSQNKLNSIYYFNLPVSVIKQTLKEISSILSSLDRNANF comes from the coding sequence ATGAAGGTTAAGAATACCTCCTGCATACgcataaataaaaataatgtgGATGAAAAAAAGAGTGATAACAAAGGAAAGGATATAATCGAAAAGgatgaaaaattaaaagagAAAATGTCCAAATTAGATTATACAAAAGAGGATATTTACACAAATGAAGAGAGAGAAGATGAAAAAGAGAAgaacaataaaataaacgataaaacaaaaaaaaaagacacaaacttaataaaaattaacaagaaagattatgattataataaagacGATAATAAGAACACAGATGTTCCAAGTGTTGAATCTAAAAATGATCAAGATATAAACAAAGATCATACACTAAACGGaggaaatataaatacacTTAATGTACCACatattgataataaaaCCATCGaaagtaatataaaaaaaatagaaagTTCAGTCaacaaattaaatgaaatcgaagaaaatattatgaaagATATCAAAGAATGTGATACATTTATAGAATTTTATGATAAATCAAAAACTCTTTTAGACTCTAAAGATTTTAATAGTGATGTAGGAAGAGAAGAAGAAATTGATCAGATTAGAAAAATTTTAATGAGGTGTTCTAATAAATTACAAGGAGAGGGAATATTCCTAACAGGTCCAAGTGGACAAGGTAAAACATATAGTATAttctatataataaatgaaatagctatagaaaaagaaaacaaaaaaacaaaaaaacaaaacaaaaataattataataataataataaaaagaatgatataaataagaacattaaaaataataacaaaagaaataacaacattaacaataaaaatgaaatacAAACGGTTAAGGTTGCGGATACATTATATGAACACATCGATTCTTCCTACTTTTATGTATCCTGCTCAAATTGTGAAAGACCATACGACATTTTCGTAGACATATTACAAcaaattatgaaaaaagacaaaaaagatattttaagtaatataaaagaaaaatatcATTTGAATGGTCTTGAAGAAGTTAAAAAATCATTCATTAATTATACGAgcaaattaaataatttaaaaattattattgtaGATGAATTAGATTTTATTGCTACTAGAAATGTTCGATTAGaattaaaaacaaaaaccCAAAATAGAAATCAAAATGAAGATGTAGTAAAAGCTTTATTCGAATGTGTTCAACATTCTAAAAGTAAAATTATCCTAATAGGTATTGCCAATAGTTTAgatttaataaaagattataatcatatgaaaattaatagaattatatataaaccatataatgaaaaacaatttatgaatattataaagaataagTTGGATACACTCGAAGAAGAATTAGTTAATAAACTTTTTAAAGGAGTTTCTTTAAATGTACATGTTAGACAAATATCAAATCGTAACGGTGATATACGATCATGCTTTGATGCTATCTTAAGAGTATTTTctgaaaaaattatagacctagaagaaagaaaaaaaaatctaaTTAAgttaaaagaagaaattatgatgaatcaaatttttaataaacaagaaaaaagaaatttgtatcttttattaaatcatgataatatagtaaaagatataaatagaagaaaaaatcCTTCTTCAAATGAACAAgctaataaaaataatgatttCGAAACATGTAGAAAGAAAAGAGGAGCAAATTATTTAGATGAAGATTTACcatataatgaaaaagaaaatgaaaaaaatatcattgatcataaatatcataataattataatactAGTCCTAGTAatacaagaaaaaaaaataaaataactaaacaaataaaaatagatgattcatcaaatatattacttgatcataattatcttaaaaatgatacaagtattgataatttttttattgaagaaaatattactCCTTTACCAAACCTGAAAGATTATACAAATGATCATGGATTCTATAATAAAGCAAagtatttaaaatttacagatttaaaaaatgaatcaTCTTTTGGATATGAAACATTAAGAAAAGaagttataaaaatacaaaataataacgAAACGTTAAGTGAAATATTAATTAGGAAACACTTCCACAGAaatgacaataataataataataataatgaatgCAATAGTGATGATAATAGATCCTTTTGTACTTTTGGAGAATATACACCCAAACAATATTATGAAAGCCCATTTaaagtattatataaaaatgatatacaaaatgaaatgcattattttgaagataaagaagatgtattaaataatattgatatcgagaaattattaacatttgatttaattattaataatcaaatacaaaatatacaacagaaatataatacatattcatccttaaataataataataataatgctGTTATGATAAcagatattaaaaagattACGGATAAAATACCTTTAGAAGAACATAAAGATatacttttaaaaattaaaagcTTACCtttaatacaaaaattatgtttatatgCATCTTGTAATGTAGTGAATGATACACACTTAAATGATTACCAAGATGAAGAACAAGGagatttaataaaaaataaaatacacAATATTGAAATAACATACAATGATATACAAAAAGGTTTTAGAAACCTATGTAGTAACCTATCTGAAACCAATTAtattaaagatatattagAAGGAAATACTATGGATCAATCTATTGAACATTTTGAAGAACTTGGTATCTTAATTAATtccaaaaaaaatcaaaaaataaaagaaaaaaaaaatattaaagtACCAAAAGGATTAACTCCCAGATTTGCTAAtctaaaaaataataaacacTTCTCATcacaaaataaattaaattctatatattattttaatcTTCCTGTATCTGTTATTAAGCAAActttaaaagaaatttcTTCTATCCTTTCAAGTCTTGATAGAAATGCAaacttttaa
- a CDS encoding Ser/Arg-rich splicing factor, putative, which produces MGPYINQKNQPMSLLIRKLKFDTSPSIVREKFKRFGAIKDVYLPIDYYTKEPRGFGFVEFYDAKDAEQALKEMNGSEIDGSRIEVFVAQKGRSDPRHMRYKEKGGYAYRKNPDNKIRRRYISKSNSRYGSYSRDKIRRRERSKERFRYRSSYDRKMGSYRDRKNYHMKSYDKYRDRNHDRSLSRRSREYRNNTSRYRDKRRYDKYYRSTSRRASRHEKRNENYKSKYNHSNDDYSDETRNSSKHSRKEHVSRSISFNSEKDDAKKKNDNRSERDNSNDWKGSEQRKEEEDEEVEKEKENEEEEEENYD; this is translated from the coding sequence atgggGCCATATATAAATCAGAAGAATCAACCCATGTCGTTATTGATAAGAAAATTAAAGTTTGATACATCCCCATCAATTGTAAGAGAAAAGTTTAAAAGATTTGGAGCGATTAAAGATGTATATTTGCCAATAGATTATTATACGAAAGAACCTCGAGGGTTTGGTTTCGTAGAATTTTATGATGCAAAAGATGCTGAACAAGcattaaaagaaatgaatGGTTCAGAAATTGATGGAAGTAGAATAGAAGTTTTTGTAGCACAGAAAGGAAGATCAGATCCAAGACATATGAgatataaagaaaaaggaGGTTATGCATATAGAAAAAATCcagataataaaataagaagaaGATATATATCGAAATCAAATTCAAGATATGGTTCATATTCAAGAGATAAAATAAGAAGACGCGAAAGATCAAAAGAAAGATTTAGATATAGAAGTAGTTATGATAGAAAAATGGGTAGTTACCGAGATcgaaaaaattatcatatgaAAAGTTATGACAAATACCGTGATAGAAATCATGACCGAAGTTTAAGTAGAAGATCACGAGAGTATCGCAATAATACATCAAGATATAGAGATAAAAGAAgatatgataaatattatagaaGTACTAGTCGAAGAGCTAGTAGAcatgaaaaaagaaatgaaaattataaatcTAAATATAATCATAGTAACGATGACTATAGTGATGAAACCAGAAACTCAAGTAAGCATTCAAGAAAAGAACACGTGTCCAGAtctatttcttttaattcGGAAAAAGATGATGCCAAAAAGAAAAACGATAATAGAAGTGAGAGAGATAATTCAAATGATTGGAAAGGAAGTGAACAAAGAAAAGAGGAGGAAGATGAGGAAGTAGAAAAGGAGAAggaaaatgaagaagaggaagaagaaaattatGATTAA